In Astatotilapia calliptera chromosome 20, fAstCal1.2, whole genome shotgun sequence, one genomic interval encodes:
- the LOC113012881 gene encoding C4b-binding protein alpha chain-like isoform X4 yields the protein MFFVFFLFPCTAQNCSRPPKGENMDLKGNDILLTSFPDGTTVTFACNTGYESAGGSPRITCTAGSWSSLGLKCQRKNCGPVREVENGQIEYRPGSEFGDKAVLICNPGHMPVGGGELTCGSQGWMGRLPVCEVTQCESPPVVEYGSFSPNREVYDYKDTIVYTCKSGYTSNGSRQLHCSDEGTFKPEPPKCIKVECEDPEISFGQLSSGARPPYGYSSTVTLQCNAGYTMIGSATVTCGLNSQWWPGLPQCIPQNCSRPPKGENMDLKGNDILLTSFPDGTTVTFACNTRYESAGGSPRITCTAGSWSSLGLKCQRYNCGPAEEVENGQIEYRPGAEFGDTAVLICDIGHMPVGGGELTCGSQGWMGRLPVCEVTQCESPPVVEYGSFSPNREVYDYKDTIVYTCKSGYTRNGSRQLDCSDEGTFKPEPPKCIKVECEDPEISFGQLSSGARPPYGYSSTVTLQCNAGYTMIGSATVTCGLNSQWWPGLPQCIPQNCSRPPKGENMDLKGNDILLTSFPDGTTVTFACNTGYESAGGSPRITCTAGSWSSLGLKCQRKNCGPVREVENGQIEYRPGSEFGDKAVLICNPGHMPVGGGELTCGSQGWTGRLPVCEVTQCESPPDVQDGTFTPIKELYDYKDVIVYTCKSGYTRNGSRQLDCSDDGTFKPEPPKCIKVECGEPEISFGQWSSGARPPYGYSSTVTLQCNTGYKMIGSATVTCGLNSQWSPGLPRCILQGCEDPRKRSAEVTVSAQPPYRHGVKVTLGCSSGYKLNGPDTQTCENNGLWSPGIPECALDNGNGSSKGLVIGIVVVVIGALAGGFGGFMWYKKNSKKGKRARRGNTDKDATNVGEEVL from the exons atgttttttgttttttttcttttcccatgtACAGCTCAAAACTGTTCCAGACCTCCTAAAGGAGAAAATATGGATTTAAAGGGCAATGACATTCTTCTAACTAGTTTTCCAGATGGGACCACAGTTACTTTTGCCTGTAACACTGGATATGAGTCTGCAGGAGGGTCCCCACGTATTACTTGTACTGCTGGAAGTTGGAGCTCTCTGGGGTTGAAATGCCAAC gGAAGAACTGTGGCCCTGTGAGGGAAGTTGAAAATGGACAGATTGAATATCGTCCTGGGTCTGAATTTGGTGATAAAGCAGTGCTCATTTGTAACCCCGG TCATATGCCAGTTGGTGGAGGAGAACTCACTTGTGGAAGCCAAGGGTGGATGGGCAGGTTGCCTGTATGTGAAG tgaCACAATGTGAATCACCCCCTGTAGTAGAGTATGGCTCTTTCAGTCCAAATAGAGAAGTCTATGACTATAAAGACACTATAGTGTACACCTGTAAAAGCGGCTATACAAGTAATGGATCAAGACAGTTGCATTGTTCGGATGAAGGAACATTCAAGCCTGAGCCTCCAAAATGTATCA AGGTTGAATGTGAAGATCCAGAGATTTCATTTGGACAGTTGAGTAGCGGTGCTCGACCTCCATATGGATACTCGTCTACAGTCACATTACAGTGTAACGCTGGATACACAATGATTGGATCCGCGACTGTGACGTGTGGGCTAAATAGTCAGTGGTGGCCTGGACTTCCTCAGTGTATTC CTCAAAACTGTTCCAGACCTCCTAAAGGAGAAAATATGGATTTAAAGGGCAATGACATTCTTCTAACTAGTTTTCCAGATGGGACCACAGTTACTTTTGCCTGTAACACTAGATATGAGTCTGCAGGAGGGTCCCCACGTATTACTTGTACTGCTGGAAGTTGGAGCTCTCTGGGGTTGAAATGCCAAA gGTACAACTGTGGCCCTGCGGAGGAAGTTGAAAATGGACAGATTGAATATCGTCCTGGGGCTGAATTTGGTGATACAGCAGTGCTCATTTGTGACATTGG TCATATGCCAGTTGGTGGAGGAGAACTCACTTGTGGAAGCCAAGGGTGGATGGGCAGGTTGCCTGTATGTGAAG tgaCACAATGTGAATCACCCCCTGTAGTAGAGTATGGCTCTTTCAGTCCAAATAGAGAAGTCTATGACTATAAAGACACTATAGTGTACACCTGTAAAAGCGGCTATACACGTAATGGATCAAGACAGTTGGATTGTTCGGATGAAGGAACATTCAAGCCTGAGCCTCCAAAATGTATCA AGGTTGAATGTGAAGATCCAGAGATTTCATTTGGACAGTTGAGTAGCGGTGCTCGACCTCCATATGGATACTCGTCTACAGTCACATTACAGTGTAACGCTGGATACACAATGATTGGATCCGCGACTGTGACGTGTGGGCTAAATAGTCAGTGGTGGCCTGGACTTCCTCAGTGTATTC CTCAAAACTGTTCCAGACCTCCTAAAGGAGAAAATATGGATTTAAAGGGCAATGACATTCTTCTAACTAGTTTTCCAGATGGGACCACAGTTACTTTTGCCTGTAACACTGGATATGAGTCTGCAGGAGGGTCCCCACGTATTACTTGTACTGCTGGAAGTTGGAGCTCTCTGGGGTTGAAATGCCAAC gGAAGAACTGTGGCCCTGTGAGGGAAGTTGAAAATGGACAGATTGAATATCGTCCTGGGTCTGAATTTGGTGATAAAGCAGTGCTCATTTGTAACCCCGG TCATATGCCAGTTGGTGGAGGAGAACTCACTTGTGGAAGCCAAGGGTGGACGGGCAGGTTGCCTGTTTGTGAAG tgaCACAATGTGAATCACCACCTGATGTACAGGATGGCACTTTCACTCCAATTAAAGAACTCTATGACTATAAAGACGTTATAGTGTACACCTGTAAAAGCGGCTATACACGTAATGGATCAAGACAGTTGGATTGTTCGGATGATGGAACATTCAAGCCTGAGCCTCCAAAATGTATCA AGGTTGAATGTGGGGAACCAGAGATTTCGTTTGGACAGTGGAGTAGCGGTGCTCGGCCTCCATATGGATACTCGTCTACAGTCACATTACAGTGTAACACTGGATACAAAATGATTGGATCCGCGACTGTGACGTGTGGGCTAAATAGTCAGTGGTCGCCTGGACTTCCTCGGTGTATTC TTCAAGGATGTGAAGATCCCCGAAAGAGAAGTGCTGAGGTGACTGTGAGCGCTCAACCTCCATATAGACATGGGGTTAAAGTGACTCTTGGCTGCTCATCTGGATACAAGCTAAATGGACCAGATACCCAGACATGTGAAAATAATGGTCTGTGGTCACCAGGAATTCCAGAATGTGCAC